A single region of the Pontibacter kalidii genome encodes:
- the ccoG gene encoding cytochrome c oxidase accessory protein CcoG — MATKAKPTDEFRDHISTVDDQGKRVWVYPKKPKGKLYNYRKYVSYFLLALLFSGPFIKINGLPLLMLNVVERKFVIFGVLFWPQDFFILVVAFLALVVFIILFTVVYGRIFCGWVCPQTIFMEMIFRRIEYAIEGDYTKQRALDKMPWNAEKILKKGSKLTIFLLISIFISNIFLAYIIGIDELKKIIMDGPLEHTAGFGAMIVFTGMFFWVFTWFREQVCTIVCPYGRLQGVMQDKKTVVVAYDYGRGEPRGKLRKNQERTEGDCIDCHQCVQVCPTGIDIRNGAQQLECINCTACIDACNDIMRMIDKPEGLIRYESEEAIETGKKWTFFTNRVMGYTAVLVILMTALAALLLTRDEAEATILRTPGQLYQKTEQGHIKNLYNISVINKTNHDMPLTLKLLNKEGTIKVIGSELVLPAQGIAEGVFFTEIAKEQLSGLNSEIEIGVYSGEELITTTDTKFLGPAN; from the coding sequence ATGGCAACTAAAGCAAAACCAACCGATGAGTTTCGGGACCACATCTCTACGGTAGATGACCAAGGGAAGCGCGTTTGGGTGTACCCGAAAAAGCCGAAAGGCAAACTCTACAATTACCGTAAATACGTCAGCTACTTTCTGCTGGCGCTGTTATTTTCCGGTCCCTTTATCAAGATAAACGGGCTGCCGCTGCTCATGCTCAACGTGGTGGAGCGCAAGTTTGTGATCTTCGGCGTGCTCTTCTGGCCGCAGGACTTTTTTATACTGGTGGTAGCCTTTCTGGCGCTGGTGGTCTTTATTATACTTTTCACAGTGGTGTACGGGCGTATTTTCTGTGGATGGGTTTGCCCTCAGACCATCTTCATGGAAATGATCTTCCGCCGCATAGAATATGCCATTGAGGGGGACTACACCAAGCAGCGCGCCCTGGACAAAATGCCCTGGAATGCGGAGAAGATCCTCAAAAAAGGATCCAAGCTTACCATCTTTCTGCTGATCTCTATTTTCATCTCCAACATCTTTCTGGCCTATATCATCGGAATAGATGAACTGAAAAAGATCATCATGGACGGTCCGCTGGAGCACACGGCCGGATTTGGCGCCATGATCGTGTTTACCGGCATGTTTTTCTGGGTGTTTACCTGGTTCCGTGAGCAGGTCTGCACCATTGTTTGCCCTTATGGCCGCTTGCAGGGCGTGATGCAGGACAAGAAAACGGTGGTGGTGGCCTACGACTACGGACGCGGGGAGCCGCGCGGCAAGCTGCGCAAGAACCAGGAGCGTACCGAGGGAGACTGCATCGACTGCCACCAGTGTGTGCAGGTGTGCCCCACCGGTATTGATATCCGCAACGGAGCGCAGCAGTTGGAGTGTATTAACTGTACCGCCTGCATCGACGCCTGCAACGACATCATGCGCATGATCGATAAGCCCGAGGGCCTGATCCGCTATGAGTCTGAGGAAGCGATTGAGACAGGCAAGAAGTGGACCTTCTTCACCAACCGCGTGATGGGGTATACGGCAGTGCTGGTTATACTGATGACAGCCCTTGCCGCACTGCTGCTTACCCGCGACGAGGCGGAAGCCACCATACTTCGTACGCCGGGCCAGCTGTACCAGAAAACGGAGCAGGGACACATTAAGAACCTCTACAATATTTCCGTCATTAACAAAACCAACCATGACATGCCGCTTACCCTGAAGTTGCTGAACAAGGAGGGGACGATAAAAGTGATTGGCAGCGAGCTGGTACTTCCGGCACAGGGCATAGCAGAGGGCGTGTTCTTCACGGAGATAGCGAAAGAACAACTATCCGGCCTGAACTCGGAGATTGAGATCGGGGTGTACAGTGGTGAGGAATTGATCACCACCACCGACACCAAATTCCTGGGCCCGGCTAACTAA
- a CDS encoding plastocyanin/azurin family copper-binding protein has product MKKLIISMLPLLLLLGNCSPSETEGETEAANTSMDTATAASAPLVEEKDTTRQEVQELELHALGNTLEEIRYSTDTLMAEAGALVKLTFVNEGVDMPMVHNVVFTAPGKYKQVALAGARVGASGNYIPESEAVIAGSPMALPGQTVEMEFTVPTEPGLYDFVCTYPGHWKKMNGVLVVN; this is encoded by the coding sequence ATGAAAAAGCTAATTATAAGTATGCTGCCCCTGTTGCTTCTCCTTGGGAACTGCAGCCCTTCGGAAACGGAAGGCGAGACCGAGGCAGCAAACACTAGTATGGACACGGCCACGGCTGCCAGCGCCCCCCTGGTGGAGGAGAAGGACACGACCAGGCAGGAGGTGCAGGAGCTGGAGCTGCACGCCCTCGGCAACACGCTGGAGGAGATCCGATACAGCACGGACACCCTGATGGCAGAAGCCGGCGCCCTCGTAAAGCTTACCTTTGTGAACGAGGGAGTGGACATGCCGATGGTGCACAACGTGGTGTTCACGGCACCCGGCAAGTATAAACAGGTGGCCCTGGCTGGCGCCAGGGTGGGTGCTTCCGGCAATTACATACCCGAAAGTGAGGCGGTCATCGCTGGCTCGCCGATGGCCTTGCCAGGCCAGACAGTGGAGATGGAGTTTACTGTCCCCACAGAGCCGGGCCTCTACGACTTCGTTTGCACCTACCCCGGCCACTGGAAGAAGATGAACGGGGTGCTAGTGGTTAACTAA
- the ccoS gene encoding cbb3-type cytochrome oxidase assembly protein CcoS: MYIIFLMIAVSVSVATAFLVAFLWAVRSGQYDDDYTPAVRMLFDNETPAKPAQKPDESTS; the protein is encoded by the coding sequence ATGTATATCATCTTTTTAATGATCGCGGTGAGTGTATCGGTAGCCACGGCTTTTCTGGTGGCTTTCCTGTGGGCAGTGCGATCGGGCCAGTACGACGATGACTATACACCGGCAGTACGCATGCTCTTCGATAACGAGACACCAGCGAAACCTGCTCAGAAGCCTGACGAAAGCACTTCCTGA
- a CDS encoding Crp/Fnr family transcriptional regulator — MSRKNSLLGCCRGDELEELSANKSSCLYRKGQVIFNEGSKPTGLHCVHSGKVKVCKLGSDGKEQIIRLAKPGDVIGYRALMADSNYSASAVALDDAVVCFVPKTQFLDLIHENMDFSNGLMKLLSKALGNAEERMTQMAYKPVRERLAEALLLLQKTYQQGGSEENFTIAISREDLASIVGTAKETTIRLLSELKDEQIISTKGSSITILDADKLYNICHLYD, encoded by the coding sequence ATGAGCAGAAAAAACTCACTGCTAGGCTGTTGCCGTGGCGATGAGCTGGAAGAGTTGTCTGCCAACAAGTCGAGCTGCCTGTACAGAAAGGGGCAGGTCATCTTCAACGAGGGCTCTAAACCGACGGGCCTGCACTGCGTGCACTCCGGCAAAGTGAAAGTTTGCAAGTTGGGCAGCGATGGGAAGGAGCAGATCATCCGCCTGGCAAAACCCGGTGATGTAATCGGTTACCGTGCCCTGATGGCTGACTCAAACTATTCAGCCTCAGCCGTGGCGCTGGACGATGCCGTGGTATGTTTTGTGCCAAAGACACAGTTCTTGGACCTGATACACGAGAACATGGATTTCTCCAATGGCCTGATGAAACTGCTCTCAAAGGCATTGGGAAACGCTGAAGAGCGCATGACGCAGATGGCTTATAAACCTGTGCGCGAGCGGTTGGCGGAGGCGCTGCTGCTGCTGCAGAAAACCTACCAGCAGGGCGGGAGCGAGGAAAACTTCACGATCGCTATCTCTCGCGAGGACCTAGCCTCTATTGTAGGCACTGCCAAGGAAACCACCATTCGCCTGCTCTCCGAGCTAAAGGATGAACAGATCATCTCCACCAAGGGCAGCAGCATTACCATACTGGATGCTGACAAGCTCTATAACATCTGCCATCTCTACGACTAG
- the ccoN gene encoding cytochrome-c oxidase, cbb3-type subunit I codes for MSTNVAEVLDNAPDKLKPKGRDAGTTDTFFYDNKIVRDFGIATVFWGVAGMLIGVIIAFQLANPDMNMGNQYTTFGRVRPLHTNAVIFAFVGNAIFMGVYYSLQRLCKARMFSDLLSKIHFWGWQLVIVAAVITLPLGMTSSKEYAELEWPIDIAITLIWVVFGWNMFGTIAKRREKHMYVAIWFYIATFLTVAVLHIVNSYALPVNLFKSYSGYAGVQDALVQWWYGHNAVAFFLTTPFLGLMYYFLPKAANRPVYSYRLSIIHFWSLIFIYIWAGPHHLLYTSLPDWAQSLGVVFSVMLIAPSWGGMINGLLTLRGAWDKVREEPILKFMVVAITAYGMATFEGPMLSLKNVNAIAHFTDWIVAHVHVGALGWNGFLTFAMLYWLFPRLYKTELFSKKMANAHFWLGTLGILFYAIPMYWAGFTQGLMWKQFTAEGTLQYSNFLETVLQIVPMYYLRGIGGILYLSGVFLMVYNLYKTAKSGSLVANEKTEAPVVVKAESANAGHWHAWIEKRPMQMAVWATVAILIGGLVEFIPAFVIKSNVPTIASVKPYTSLELQGRDLYIKEGCVNCHTQMVRPFRSETERYGEYSKAGEFVYDHNFLWGSKRTGPDLHRVGGKYPHSWHYHHMMDPTSMSPGSIMPAYPWLFEQDVDLSTTQDKLKTLKQLGVPYEQEYINRANEDLMAQATEITSQLSKEGIEVRPETEIVALIAYLQRLGTDIKVKEEVK; via the coding sequence ATGTCAACTAATGTAGCCGAAGTCTTAGACAATGCACCCGACAAGCTGAAGCCCAAGGGCCGGGATGCGGGAACGACTGACACGTTTTTTTATGACAACAAAATTGTACGCGACTTTGGTATAGCCACCGTGTTCTGGGGCGTTGCCGGTATGCTCATAGGCGTGATCATCGCTTTTCAGCTGGCGAACCCTGATATGAACATGGGCAACCAGTATACTACTTTTGGTCGCGTAAGGCCATTGCACACCAATGCTGTGATCTTTGCCTTCGTGGGGAACGCGATCTTCATGGGTGTTTACTACTCGTTGCAGCGCCTGTGCAAAGCCCGCATGTTCTCTGACCTGCTCAGCAAGATCCACTTCTGGGGCTGGCAGCTGGTTATCGTGGCTGCTGTTATTACCCTTCCGTTGGGTATGACCTCCTCCAAGGAGTATGCTGAGTTGGAGTGGCCGATTGACATTGCCATTACGCTGATCTGGGTAGTGTTCGGCTGGAACATGTTCGGCACGATTGCTAAGCGCCGAGAGAAGCACATGTACGTGGCCATTTGGTTCTACATCGCCACCTTCCTGACGGTGGCCGTGCTGCACATCGTAAACTCTTACGCTCTGCCGGTTAATCTCTTCAAAAGCTACTCTGGTTATGCAGGGGTGCAGGATGCGCTGGTGCAGTGGTGGTATGGCCACAACGCGGTGGCGTTCTTCCTGACAACGCCGTTCCTGGGCCTGATGTATTACTTCCTGCCTAAGGCTGCGAACCGCCCGGTATACTCTTACCGCCTGTCTATCATTCACTTCTGGTCGCTGATCTTCATCTACATCTGGGCTGGTCCGCACCACTTGCTTTATACTTCCCTGCCAGACTGGGCTCAGTCGCTGGGTGTGGTCTTCTCTGTCATGCTGATCGCGCCAAGCTGGGGCGGTATGATCAACGGTTTGCTGACGCTGCGCGGTGCCTGGGACAAGGTTCGCGAGGAGCCTATCCTCAAGTTTATGGTGGTGGCCATCACGGCCTACGGTATGGCTACTTTTGAAGGACCGATGCTGTCGCTGAAAAACGTTAACGCCATCGCCCACTTTACCGACTGGATCGTAGCACACGTACACGTGGGGGCGCTTGGCTGGAATGGCTTCCTGACATTTGCCATGCTATACTGGCTGTTCCCACGACTTTACAAAACAGAGCTGTTCTCTAAGAAGATGGCGAATGCCCACTTCTGGCTGGGCACGCTGGGCATCCTGTTCTACGCCATCCCAATGTACTGGGCAGGTTTCACGCAAGGCTTAATGTGGAAACAATTCACTGCAGAAGGTACGCTGCAGTACTCTAACTTCCTGGAGACGGTGCTGCAGATCGTGCCGATGTACTACCTGCGCGGTATCGGTGGTATCCTTTACTTGAGCGGCGTATTCCTGATGGTGTACAACCTGTACAAGACCGCCAAGTCAGGCAGCCTGGTTGCCAATGAGAAAACAGAAGCCCCGGTAGTGGTGAAGGCCGAGAGCGCCAACGCCGGTCACTGGCACGCCTGGATCGAAAAGCGCCCTATGCAGATGGCTGTCTGGGCAACTGTTGCCATCCTGATCGGCGGTCTGGTGGAGTTCATACCTGCCTTCGTGATCAAGTCGAACGTGCCTACCATTGCCAGCGTGAAGCCTTATACTTCGCTGGAGTTGCAGGGGCGTGACCTCTACATCAAAGAGGGATGCGTTAACTGCCACACCCAAATGGTTCGTCCTTTCCGGTCTGAAACAGAACGGTATGGAGAATACTCTAAAGCAGGTGAGTTCGTGTACGACCACAACTTCCTGTGGGGCTCCAAGCGTACGGGGCCGGATCTGCACAGAGTAGGAGGTAAATATCCGCACAGCTGGCACTACCATCACATGATGGACCCAACCTCCATGTCTCCTGGATCTATCATGCCGGCCTACCCATGGTTGTTTGAGCAGGACGTTGACCTGAGCACCACCCAGGACAAACTCAAGACCCTGAAGCAACTGGGCGTGCCTTACGAGCAGGAGTATATCAACAGAGCCAACGAGGACCTGATGGCGCAGGCTACAGAGATTACCAGCCAACTATCTAAGGAAGGCATCGAAGTAAGACCTGAAACTGAGATCGTGGCCTTGATCGCCTACCTGCAGCGCCTGGGCACGGACATTAAAGTGAAGGAGGAAGTGAAATAA
- a CDS encoding L,D-transpeptidase family protein, with the protein MLTSLLLGGLTGCGQGDSEKKESNGITDLFKKEELPQATTDSLFIKKYITAEPEFKEHADLMYKFYGDRNYKLAWFNENELLPQAQKFLGVIDSSSEEGLNPEKYKLVNFNEMFQKYEQLDGQDSTRLQLQQQIDVALTASYFNYASDFYRGRIDPTSNNNVNWEVKRNKIKLDKALQTILKERESTYPYYEFEALHAGYARLRDALQNYRSIQEKGGWPKVELGGKKTLQKGDSAQAVVSLRKRLNPNQPIDVNDKRFWHYDDKLEAQVKQFQMLHGLTQDGVVGGTTLKTMNVPIEDRIEQIMINMERWRWIPKRMVPKSLDQKYVWVNIPEYKLYIYEDPDNDPEAEREYKEVMSMRVVVGKTMNATPIFSEKMEYVVLAPYWNVPNSIVEREIKPKMINNPNWLDTQNMEIVTKEKDPKQVSPYDIDWEEVTEKNFQYMVRQKPGPKNSLGQLKFLFPNEHAIYLHDTPADALFSQTDRNFSHGCVRLEKPVELAKYLLQDMPEWDESSIREVMNGGEEKWITLPKKVQVYLVYFTSWVDAEGNVHFREDLYGHDKTLKQQYFG; encoded by the coding sequence TTGCTAACATCGCTTCTGCTTGGCGGCCTGACGGGCTGCGGGCAAGGCGACTCGGAGAAAAAAGAATCCAACGGAATTACAGACCTATTTAAGAAGGAGGAGCTGCCGCAGGCCACAACCGACAGCCTTTTTATCAAAAAGTACATTACCGCGGAGCCGGAGTTCAAGGAGCACGCCGACTTGATGTATAAGTTCTACGGTGATCGCAACTACAAATTGGCCTGGTTCAACGAGAACGAGCTGCTGCCCCAGGCGCAGAAGTTTCTGGGCGTGATCGACTCTTCCTCGGAGGAGGGCCTCAACCCGGAAAAGTATAAACTTGTGAACTTCAACGAGATGTTCCAGAAGTATGAGCAGCTGGACGGCCAGGACTCCACCCGCCTGCAGCTACAGCAGCAGATTGACGTGGCTCTCACCGCCTCATACTTTAACTACGCCTCCGACTTTTACCGGGGCCGTATCGACCCCACCTCCAACAATAACGTGAACTGGGAGGTTAAAAGGAACAAGATCAAGCTGGACAAGGCGCTGCAAACCATCCTGAAGGAGCGTGAGAGCACCTACCCTTACTATGAGTTCGAGGCCCTGCACGCCGGCTACGCCAGGCTGCGGGACGCTTTGCAGAACTACAGAAGTATACAGGAAAAGGGCGGGTGGCCAAAGGTGGAGCTGGGCGGCAAGAAAACACTGCAGAAAGGCGATAGCGCTCAGGCGGTGGTCTCCCTCAGAAAGCGCCTGAATCCCAACCAACCCATTGACGTCAACGATAAGCGTTTCTGGCACTATGACGACAAGCTGGAAGCCCAGGTAAAGCAATTCCAGATGCTGCACGGCCTGACCCAGGATGGCGTGGTGGGCGGCACAACCCTTAAAACGATGAACGTTCCGATAGAGGACCGCATCGAGCAGATCATGATCAACATGGAGCGCTGGCGCTGGATCCCCAAGCGCATGGTGCCAAAGAGCCTGGACCAGAAGTATGTGTGGGTGAACATCCCAGAGTACAAACTATACATTTACGAGGATCCTGACAATGACCCGGAGGCGGAGCGGGAGTACAAAGAAGTGATGAGCATGCGCGTGGTAGTGGGTAAAACCATGAACGCCACCCCCATCTTCAGCGAGAAGATGGAGTATGTGGTGCTGGCCCCTTATTGGAACGTACCCAACAGCATCGTCGAGAGGGAGATCAAGCCCAAAATGATCAACAATCCGAACTGGCTGGACACGCAGAACATGGAGATCGTGACAAAAGAGAAGGACCCGAAGCAGGTATCCCCCTACGATATAGATTGGGAGGAAGTGACGGAGAAGAATTTCCAGTACATGGTGCGTCAGAAACCAGGCCCGAAGAACTCCTTAGGCCAATTGAAGTTCCTGTTCCCCAACGAGCATGCCATTTACCTACACGACACCCCGGCCGATGCGCTCTTCAGCCAGACAGACCGGAACTTCAGCCATGGCTGCGTGCGCCTCGAGAAACCGGTGGAACTGGCCAAGTACCTGCTGCAGGACATGCCGGAATGGGATGAGAGCAGCATCCGGGAGGTAATGAACGGCGGAGAGGAAAAGTGGATCACGCTCCCCAAGAAGGTACAGGTATACCTGGTATACTTTACCAGTTGGGTGGATGCGGAAGGGAACGTGCATTTCCGGGAAGACCTCTACGGCCACGATAAAACCCTGAAGCAGCAGTATTTTGGATAA
- a CDS encoding c-type cytochrome has product MIPLKNLIAKSGLALVAGLLLAGSPAVQAQDAVAGKAVFNANCAVCHSMDADVVGPALKNVHERRGDEWLTKFIQNSQELVQAGDKDAVEVFEKFNKIPMPAFGTSLSEEEIKHVIAYIKDESSKTVEAEAAPVAEVTDATATPPAAEADVAFLDLPPVLLFTFVLAALIMLLTALVLVMMFRLFIPMLGDSIYDEDFRSSFAGRVLFLLKGDTTVMTGKAKDKIHSTHDFDGIQEYDNDLPPWWKALFYVTIVFGVGYMLHYHVFKTGALQTEEYEMEMQQAAMFAANNADDPNAVTDYEVLTEAAALESGKALYNTNCAACHGTEGQGTVGPNLTDEYWLHGGDVNEIFKTVKYGVPAKGMVPWQGKLTKDQILEVSSYILSLQGTNPANAKEPQGEKE; this is encoded by the coding sequence ATGATCCCCTTAAAGAATCTGATAGCAAAAAGCGGCCTTGCCCTGGTGGCAGGACTGCTTCTGGCAGGATCGCCAGCCGTACAGGCTCAGGATGCCGTAGCCGGTAAAGCCGTATTTAATGCCAACTGCGCCGTCTGCCATAGCATGGATGCCGACGTGGTTGGTCCTGCCCTGAAGAACGTGCACGAGCGCCGCGGCGATGAGTGGCTGACGAAGTTTATCCAGAACTCGCAGGAACTGGTGCAGGCCGGTGATAAAGACGCGGTAGAGGTTTTCGAGAAGTTTAACAAGATTCCGATGCCTGCCTTCGGCACTTCGCTCTCTGAAGAGGAGATCAAGCATGTGATCGCCTATATTAAGGATGAGAGCAGCAAGACGGTAGAGGCAGAGGCTGCCCCCGTGGCTGAAGTGACCGATGCCACAGCAACGCCACCCGCTGCGGAAGCGGATGTTGCCTTTTTAGATCTGCCCCCGGTACTGCTGTTCACGTTTGTACTGGCGGCGCTCATCATGCTGCTGACAGCCCTGGTACTGGTCATGATGTTCCGCCTTTTCATTCCGATGCTGGGCGACTCGATCTATGACGAGGATTTCCGCAGCTCCTTTGCCGGTCGTGTACTGTTCCTGCTCAAAGGAGACACCACGGTGATGACAGGCAAGGCCAAGGACAAGATCCACTCCACCCATGACTTTGACGGTATACAGGAATATGATAACGACCTGCCGCCTTGGTGGAAAGCCCTGTTTTACGTGACCATCGTGTTCGGCGTGGGGTATATGCTGCACTACCACGTGTTTAAAACCGGGGCGCTGCAAACCGAAGAGTATGAGATGGAGATGCAGCAGGCGGCCATGTTCGCGGCTAATAATGCCGACGACCCCAACGCCGTGACCGACTACGAGGTGCTGACAGAAGCCGCCGCCCTGGAATCCGGAAAGGCGCTCTACAACACGAACTGCGCGGCCTGCCACGGCACCGAAGGCCAGGGCACCGTAGGCCCGAACCTGACGGACGAGTACTGGCTGCACGGCGGCGATGTGAACGAAATCTTCAAGACCGTCAAGTACGGCGTGCCAGCCAAAGGGATGGTTCCTTGGCAGGGCAAACTTACCAAAGACCAGATCCTGGAGGTATCCAGCTACATCCTGAGCCTGCAGGGCACCAACCCGGCAAATGCCAAGGAGCCGCAGGGCGAGAAAGAGTAA
- a CDS encoding heavy metal translocating P-type ATPase has translation MATKAALRTEIQACYHCGDKCVEEVIVAHEKSFCCTGCKNVYELLEENNLCTYYNLEENPGLTGKIKGSESRFAYLDDAGVETQLISFKSDTICKLTFYIPQMHCSSCIWLLENLFKLNPGISESTVNFLRKEVSLTYFPQKTTLREVVTLLSRIGYEPEITLADTDGKKSSKPNRTIIYKLGIAGFCFGNVMLLAFPDYLAITEGLQRTFGSFFGYLSFLLSIPVFFYSARGFFTSAWEGIKQRMVNIDLPIATGLLALFFTSIYQVVTGTGPGYFDSFTGLVFFMLIGKYFQQKTYDTLSFDRDYTSYFPVSVTVLKEDGKEEAVAVRNLKVGNRIRVRNQELIPADAILLRGQAMIDYSFVSGESEPVEKVMGEVIYAGGRQVGESVELEVVKEVSQGYLTQLWNDSIFSKEEKHSVNTYANVAGKWFIIVTMLVAAGSLFYWVPRDTEMAMKAFTSVLIIACPCALSLATPFVHGHTLRVFGRNKFYLKNTHVVETLAKIDTIVFDKTGTLTEPSAAEINYTGKALTAAHEQSIKSVLSHSTHPLSQRIFQSLTGEVVAVMHFQEFAGKGLVGEVNESVIRIGSASYVGVKTDAVKDTVKTTVYVSVDGVLLGYYTFYNVYRKGLKHILHELEDKKLAVLSGDNDHEQARLKELLGTEAELNFNQSPVQKLEYIQQLKDRQHRVLMVGDGLNDAGALKQSDAGIALSNSVTNFSPSCDAILDAAAFDKLSMFLGFSRKTMKIILATFAVSLVYNVIGLTLAVQGLFSPLVSAILMPISSLSVIIFATLSVKFAAKRAGL, from the coding sequence ATGGCTACAAAAGCTGCTTTAAGAACTGAGATACAAGCCTGTTACCACTGCGGCGACAAGTGTGTGGAAGAAGTGATCGTGGCGCACGAGAAAAGCTTTTGCTGCACCGGATGCAAAAACGTTTATGAGTTGCTGGAGGAAAACAACCTCTGTACTTACTATAACCTGGAGGAGAACCCGGGTCTAACTGGTAAAATAAAAGGGTCCGAATCCCGCTTTGCCTATTTGGATGATGCGGGCGTTGAAACCCAGCTGATAAGCTTCAAGAGCGATACTATCTGCAAATTAACGTTTTACATTCCCCAGATGCACTGCAGCTCCTGTATCTGGTTGCTCGAGAACCTGTTTAAGCTTAATCCGGGTATATCAGAATCTACGGTGAACTTCCTGCGCAAAGAGGTGTCGCTTACTTATTTCCCGCAGAAAACCACGCTGCGCGAAGTCGTAACACTGCTATCGCGAATCGGATATGAGCCAGAAATTACGCTGGCTGATACCGACGGCAAGAAATCCTCCAAGCCCAATCGTACCATTATTTACAAGCTCGGGATAGCTGGCTTTTGCTTTGGTAACGTTATGTTGCTGGCCTTTCCGGATTACCTGGCCATCACAGAAGGCTTGCAGCGCACCTTTGGCTCATTTTTCGGGTACCTGAGTTTTCTGCTGTCCATCCCGGTCTTCTTTTATAGTGCGCGCGGCTTTTTCACATCCGCCTGGGAGGGTATCAAGCAGCGCATGGTGAACATCGACCTTCCTATTGCCACCGGTTTATTGGCGCTTTTCTTTACCAGCATATACCAGGTAGTTACGGGCACCGGTCCCGGCTACTTCGATTCTTTTACCGGTCTGGTGTTCTTCATGCTGATCGGCAAGTACTTTCAGCAGAAAACCTACGACACCCTCTCCTTCGACAGAGACTATACTTCCTATTTCCCGGTGTCGGTGACGGTGCTGAAGGAGGATGGCAAGGAAGAGGCCGTGGCTGTACGAAACCTTAAAGTGGGCAACCGCATCCGTGTTAGGAACCAGGAGCTTATACCTGCCGATGCTATACTGTTACGTGGCCAGGCCATGATCGATTATAGTTTCGTGAGCGGGGAGTCGGAGCCTGTGGAGAAAGTGATGGGCGAGGTAATTTACGCTGGTGGCCGGCAGGTAGGGGAGAGTGTAGAGCTTGAAGTAGTAAAAGAAGTATCGCAGGGCTATTTGACGCAACTCTGGAACGATAGCATTTTTTCGAAAGAAGAAAAACACAGTGTCAACACCTACGCCAACGTGGCGGGCAAGTGGTTCATTATAGTCACCATGCTGGTTGCTGCAGGCTCCTTGTTTTATTGGGTCCCGCGCGACACCGAAATGGCCATGAAAGCCTTTACATCCGTGCTCATCATTGCCTGCCCTTGTGCCTTGTCCCTGGCTACGCCGTTCGTACATGGCCATACCCTTCGCGTGTTCGGTCGCAATAAGTTTTACCTGAAAAACACTCATGTGGTCGAAACGCTGGCTAAGATAGATACCATCGTTTTCGATAAGACGGGTACGCTAACAGAGCCGAGTGCCGCTGAGATCAACTACACTGGTAAAGCACTTACAGCAGCGCACGAGCAAAGTATAAAGTCTGTGCTCAGCCACTCGACACACCCCTTAAGCCAGCGCATTTTTCAGAGCCTGACAGGGGAGGTGGTGGCCGTGATGCATTTCCAGGAGTTTGCCGGCAAAGGGCTGGTTGGTGAAGTAAATGAATCTGTTATAAGAATCGGATCCGCTTCATATGTAGGCGTAAAAACAGATGCAGTTAAAGATACGGTCAAAACAACCGTTTACGTGTCGGTAGATGGCGTGCTGCTGGGGTACTATACGTTTTACAACGTGTACCGCAAGGGCTTGAAGCATATCCTACACGAATTAGAGGACAAGAAGCTAGCTGTGCTCTCCGGTGACAACGACCACGAGCAGGCTCGCCTGAAGGAACTGTTGGGCACCGAAGCAGAACTCAACTTCAATCAGAGCCCGGTGCAGAAGCTGGAGTACATTCAGCAGCTGAAAGACCGGCAGCATCGCGTATTGATGGTAGGGGATGGCCTGAACGATGCAGGCGCCCTGAAACAAAGCGATGCGGGTATTGCCCTGAGCAACAGCGTCACGAACTTCTCTCCATCCTGCGATGCTATACTTGACGCAGCTGCCTTCGATAAACTGAGCATGTTCCTGGGCTTCTCGAGAAAAACGATGAAGATCATACTTGCCACGTTTGCAGTGTCATTGGTATACAACGTTATTGGGTTAACACTGGCCGTACAGGGGCTTTTCTCGCCCCTGGTATCTGCCATCCTGATGCCTATAAGCTCTCTGAGCGTGATCATCTTCGCTACCTTATCCGTCAAGTTTGCCGCCAAGCGAGCCGGTTTGTAA